The Arachis ipaensis cultivar K30076 chromosome B07, Araip1.1, whole genome shotgun sequence genome includes a window with the following:
- the LOC107608169 gene encoding uncharacterized protein LOC107608169, protein MEDSNNKNKKISSSSSKKLWLKKLVKKELWQFTRLFSCASFRGWKRLDIQTTVVDTVVFKILSAVEAVVLVSTLCFFYLCCGCNF, encoded by the coding sequence ATGGAGGATTccaacaacaagaacaagaaaATAAGCAGCAGTAGTAGTAAGAAGTTGTggttgaagaagcttgtgaagaagGAGTTATGGCAATTCACTAGATTATTCTCTTGTGCTTCCTTTAGAGGCTGGAAGCGCCTTGATATTCAAACCACCGTCGTCGACACCGTCGTCTTTAAGATCCTCTCTGCCGTGGAGGCCGTCGTGCTTGTctctaccctctgcttcttctaCCTTTGTTGTGGTTGTAACTTCTGA